In Ignavibacteriota bacterium, a single window of DNA contains:
- a CDS encoding polyprenyl synthetase family protein, protein MNVNTIIAPVRRELSQFEDHFRAALKSNVGIVDAVVRYVARSKGKRVRPALVLLSAGACGGIGESTYRGATLVELLHTATLIHDDVVDEAGTRRGLASINAVWKNKVAVLMGDYILSRGLLVSLDGRDFEFLRITSDAVRRMSEGELLQIQKTRRMNNDEQTYFRIISDKTASLLSSCCEIGARSACDDETRIASMRAFGENLGIAFQIRDDLLDFLGKESLIGKPVGGDLKEKKFTLPLLHAMSKAPTKQRRAVLRMLKQGITRRGIQDVIAFVTDFGGIEYAESLALQYRDAALENLAGLAPSAYRSALEQFTQFVVARSK, encoded by the coding sequence TTGAACGTCAATACCATCATCGCTCCCGTCAGACGCGAGCTGTCGCAGTTTGAAGACCATTTCCGCGCCGCGCTGAAATCGAACGTCGGGATAGTCGACGCGGTTGTGCGGTACGTTGCGCGCAGCAAGGGCAAACGCGTGCGTCCCGCGCTGGTCTTGCTCTCCGCCGGCGCGTGTGGCGGCATCGGCGAAAGCACCTACCGTGGAGCGACATTGGTGGAGCTGCTGCACACGGCCACATTGATACACGACGATGTTGTGGACGAAGCCGGCACGCGGCGCGGCCTCGCGTCCATTAACGCGGTCTGGAAGAACAAGGTGGCCGTGCTGATGGGAGATTACATCCTCTCACGCGGACTGCTCGTATCACTCGACGGCAGGGATTTCGAATTCCTCCGCATCACCTCCGACGCCGTGCGCAGAATGAGCGAGGGAGAGCTTCTGCAGATCCAGAAGACGCGGCGCATGAACAACGACGAGCAGACCTACTTCCGGATCATTTCCGACAAGACCGCATCGCTGCTCTCGAGCTGCTGCGAGATCGGAGCACGCAGTGCCTGTGACGATGAGACCCGCATCGCGTCGATGCGCGCTTTCGGCGAGAATCTGGGCATCGCATTCCAGATCCGCGACGACCTGCTCGATTTTCTCGGCAAGGAGAGTCTGATCGGAAAGCCCGTGGGCGGCGATCTCAAGGAAAAAAAATTCACGCTGCCACTGCTGCACGCGATGTCGAAGGCCCCCACAAAACAACGCCGGGCGGTGCTTCGCATGCTGAAACAGGGAATCACACGGCGGGGCATCCAAGACGTCATCGCGTTCGTGACCGACTTCGGGGGAATCGAATACGCGGAGTCGCTGGCGCTCCAGTACCGCGATGCGGCTTTGGAAAACCTTGCAGGGCTTGCGCCCTCGGCGTACCGCAGCGCACTCGAACAATTCACACAATTTGTGGTGGCGCGTTCGAAGTAG
- a CDS encoding S9 family peptidase — protein sequence MKHRVLAAAALIPFLLLTVMQPRASAQGTSVEEVPDAPRRPMTFEDMYALGRVSDPQPSPDGKSVAYVVTWYNLEANSSNSDIYVVDIASNKAVRLTEAPRSDANPRWSPDGTTIAFISGRENGPQVWLMNADGSNQRRLTSISTGATGVVWSPKGTHLLFSSSVYADCRDDACNKQRDEAREKDPCKARVIDRLPYRVWNSWKDNKFSHVFVVPAGGGTPVDLTPGEFDTPPIDLGGHEDYAISPDGQEIAYVKNTETMTAASTNNDIWLVRLDGTQARCITSGNKANDNQPVYSPDGRYIAYRAMKRPGYEADTYNLIVYDRTTGKTLNVTDGMDRSVEDVMWTPDSKRLLFSAQDEEYTSLFEVPAAGGDVLRVLKGIITLQYREEGKTVTRQLGTTRTNFRLLPDGKTLVFLGQRANYPAEVMSAYYDKGQIGDIRQHTFTNKDLLDKLELPAPSSFRFKSFDGTTVQGWILTPPGFSSEKKWPTIYIVHGGPQGIWGDEFHYRWNMELFAAPGYVVVAINPRGSTGFGQAFTDGVNGDWGGKPYKDIMTGVDYTLKTYPFIDKDRIGVAGASYGGYMVNWIIGNTNRFKAAFTHSGVYDIRSKYGATEELWFPEWEFAGTPWTNPQMYEKWSPSRLAKNFRTPTLVSHGQLDFRVVVEQSMQLFTALQRQGIDSRFLYFPDEGHTILKPRNSQLWYREFHAWFKSHLKK from the coding sequence ATGAAGCACCGCGTCCTAGCAGCCGCCGCGCTGATCCCCTTCCTTCTTCTTACCGTGATGCAGCCGCGGGCAAGCGCGCAGGGCACATCGGTCGAGGAAGTCCCCGATGCGCCGCGCAGGCCGATGACCTTTGAAGACATGTACGCGCTGGGCAGGGTCAGCGATCCACAGCCCTCTCCCGACGGAAAGAGCGTCGCGTATGTGGTGACCTGGTACAACCTCGAGGCAAACTCCTCCAACAGCGACATCTATGTGGTGGACATCGCGTCGAACAAGGCCGTGCGATTGACGGAGGCCCCGCGTTCGGACGCGAATCCGCGCTGGTCGCCCGACGGCACGACGATCGCGTTCATTTCCGGCCGTGAGAACGGACCACAGGTGTGGCTGATGAATGCCGACGGTTCGAATCAGCGGCGTCTGACCTCCATCTCCACGGGCGCTACGGGCGTCGTATGGTCGCCCAAAGGCACGCATCTCCTTTTCTCCTCGAGCGTGTATGCCGACTGCCGCGACGATGCATGTAACAAACAGCGCGACGAGGCGCGGGAAAAGGATCCCTGCAAGGCGCGCGTCATCGATCGTTTGCCGTACCGCGTGTGGAACAGTTGGAAGGACAACAAGTTCAGCCACGTGTTTGTTGTCCCCGCCGGAGGCGGCACACCCGTGGATCTGACACCCGGGGAATTCGACACGCCCCCGATCGATCTGGGCGGGCACGAGGACTACGCCATTTCACCCGACGGACAGGAAATCGCCTACGTCAAGAACACGGAGACGATGACTGCTGCCAGCACGAACAACGACATCTGGCTCGTCCGCCTCGACGGCACACAGGCCCGCTGCATCACGAGCGGCAACAAGGCCAACGACAATCAGCCCGTGTATTCACCCGACGGGCGGTACATCGCCTATCGCGCCATGAAACGGCCGGGATACGAAGCCGACACGTACAACCTGATCGTGTACGACCGCACCACGGGCAAAACGTTGAATGTCACCGACGGGATGGACCGTTCGGTGGAAGACGTGATGTGGACGCCCGACAGCAAGCGCCTGCTCTTCAGCGCACAGGATGAGGAATACACGTCGCTGTTTGAAGTCCCCGCCGCGGGAGGCGACGTGCTCCGCGTACTCAAGGGCATCATCACGCTGCAGTACCGCGAGGAAGGAAAAACCGTGACGCGTCAGCTCGGGACGACACGCACGAACTTCCGCCTGCTTCCCGACGGCAAGACGCTCGTGTTTCTCGGGCAGCGCGCCAACTATCCCGCGGAAGTGATGTCGGCATATTACGACAAGGGACAGATCGGCGACATCCGGCAGCACACCTTCACAAACAAGGACCTGCTCGACAAGCTCGAGTTGCCCGCGCCCAGCAGTTTCCGATTCAAGAGTTTCGACGGCACCACCGTGCAGGGATGGATTCTGACGCCGCCGGGATTCAGCTCCGAGAAGAAATGGCCGACGATTTACATCGTGCACGGCGGACCGCAGGGCATCTGGGGCGACGAGTTCCATTATCGTTGGAACATGGAACTGTTCGCAGCACCCGGCTATGTGGTCGTGGCGATCAATCCGCGTGGCAGCACCGGTTTCGGACAGGCCTTCACCGACGGCGTGAACGGCGACTGGGGTGGAAAACCGTACAAGGACATCATGACGGGTGTCGATTACACACTGAAGACGTATCCGTTCATCGACAAGGACCGCATCGGTGTTGCAGGCGCGTCCTACGGCGGATACATGGTGAACTGGATCATCGGAAACACGAACCGCTTCAAAGCCGCATTTACGCACTCGGGCGTCTACGACATCCGCAGCAAGTACGGAGCCACCGAGGAACTCTGGTTCCCCGAATGGGAATTCGCCGGCACGCCGTGGACCAATCCGCAGATGTATGAGAAATGGTCGCCGAGCCGCCTCGCAAAAAACTTCCGGACACCGACACTCGTGTCGCACGGACAGTTGGATTTCCGCGTCGTGGTGGAGCAGAGCATGCAACTGTTCACCGCCCTGCAGCGCCAGGGCATAGACAGCCGCTTCCTCTATTTCCCCGATGAGGGACACACGATCCTGAAGCCGCGCAATTCCCAGCTCTGGTACAGGGAATTCCACGCGTGGTTCAAATCGCACCTGAAAAAATAA
- a CDS encoding RNA polymerase sigma factor, translating to MKTIGAHTVFRAFRNRTPEIEEAFAALYDVHAPRVYAYIRHILGAEHEAVDDVLQHCFIGLFDRARNGIEIHNVPAFLFRVARNQCLNELARSRRYVGDVETIAGHDPEGVYETRELEEHVERAIVRLPGHIRESLVLKDQLGFTYEEIAEMTGLSIPNVRQRVSRARRMIRKLLAPLLLDQSRKASL from the coding sequence AATCGAGGAGGCGTTCGCGGCCTTGTACGACGTTCATGCGCCGCGTGTGTATGCGTATATCCGGCATATTCTCGGGGCAGAACACGAGGCAGTCGACGATGTACTTCAGCACTGTTTCATTGGATTGTTCGATCGGGCTCGCAACGGCATCGAAATTCACAACGTCCCCGCTTTCCTTTTCCGCGTCGCACGGAATCAATGTCTGAATGAACTTGCGAGGTCGCGGCGATATGTTGGTGACGTGGAGACCATCGCTGGTCACGATCCTGAGGGTGTGTATGAAACCCGCGAGTTGGAAGAGCATGTGGAGCGTGCCATAGTGCGGTTACCGGGCCATATTCGTGAATCGCTGGTGCTGAAGGACCAACTCGGATTCACGTATGAGGAGATAGCGGAAATGACTGGATTGTCGATACCAAACGTCCGACAGCGTGTGAGTCGCGCACGACGCATGATCCGGAAGTTGCTGGCGCCGCTGCTGCTTGACCAATCTCGCAAGGCATCGTTATGA
- a CDS encoding ABC-F family ATP-binding cassette domain-containing protein, with translation MIALNNLSKQYGGDYLFRDVSVRIGDRDRVAIVGSNGAGKSTLMKVMMGIIEPDSGEITQSRSNTVGYLPQDGVHHRGRTLMGEAETAFDDIIALHDRMDEISRAINRLSDAGHTDSPELHELVEELGEVQHHLEHREGWNIQTRIAQVLAGLGFRDHDFHRMTDEFSGGWQMRIALAKLLLQEPTILLLDEPTNHLDLDALEWLEEYLGGYEGSIVLVSHDRRFLDNLVTRTIEVSLGRVMEYSGNYSFYIDEKVKRLELLQSQYENQQQKIKQTMQFVERFRYKATKARQVQSRLKLLEKIERIEIEDEERGISFDFPVPPSPGRVLMTLEHIAKAYGDIEVFRDLSWTVERGDRVAFLGVNGAGKSTLARIIAGIEPYQKGTRTQGHNVSIGYYAQNQAEELDPKKTVLQTVDDIATGESRKRLRTLLGCFLFQGDDVFKLVGVLSGGEKSRLALAKLLLTPSNLLILDEPTNHLDMRSKAVLQDALSRFEGSFIIVSHDRDFLEPLINKCADFPDGHLRVTTGTVSDYLRRRHAETEQSSRQRDTAGHDLEKKSAQHLDKERKREEAERRQERYKKSKPVRNALARKEKEIEDSEKKKSALEAALGDPATYHDAEKARIANAEYKDVTTHLAYLYDQWAALQEELEAVGGDDA, from the coding sequence ATGATCGCACTCAACAACCTTTCAAAACAATACGGCGGCGACTACCTTTTCCGCGACGTGTCCGTGCGCATCGGCGACCGCGACCGTGTCGCCATCGTCGGATCGAACGGCGCAGGCAAATCGACGCTGATGAAAGTGATGATGGGCATCATCGAACCCGACAGCGGCGAGATAACACAGTCGCGGTCGAACACCGTCGGGTATCTGCCGCAGGACGGCGTGCATCATCGCGGCCGCACGCTGATGGGCGAGGCCGAAACCGCCTTCGACGACATCATCGCCCTGCACGACCGCATGGATGAAATAAGCCGCGCGATCAACCGACTTTCCGACGCGGGGCACACGGACTCACCCGAGCTGCACGAATTGGTGGAAGAACTCGGCGAGGTGCAGCATCACCTCGAGCACCGCGAGGGATGGAACATACAAACACGCATCGCGCAGGTGCTGGCGGGACTCGGCTTCCGCGACCACGACTTCCACCGCATGACCGATGAATTCAGCGGCGGCTGGCAGATGCGTATCGCGCTGGCAAAGCTGCTGCTTCAGGAACCCACCATCCTCCTGCTCGACGAGCCCACCAATCATTTGGATCTCGATGCGCTCGAGTGGCTCGAGGAGTATCTCGGGGGGTATGAAGGCAGCATTGTGCTTGTGTCGCACGACCGCCGTTTTCTCGACAATCTGGTGACACGCACCATCGAAGTGTCCCTCGGGCGTGTGATGGAGTACAGCGGCAATTACTCCTTCTACATCGATGAGAAGGTCAAACGCCTGGAGCTGTTGCAGTCGCAGTACGAAAACCAGCAGCAGAAGATCAAGCAGACGATGCAGTTTGTCGAACGCTTCCGATACAAGGCGACAAAGGCGCGGCAGGTGCAGAGTCGTCTGAAGCTGCTCGAGAAAATCGAACGCATCGAAATCGAGGATGAGGAGCGTGGAATCTCCTTCGATTTTCCGGTCCCGCCCTCGCCTGGCCGTGTGCTCATGACGCTGGAACACATCGCCAAAGCATACGGCGATATCGAGGTGTTCCGCGATTTGAGCTGGACAGTGGAACGCGGCGACCGCGTGGCATTCCTGGGAGTCAATGGCGCAGGGAAGTCCACCCTGGCCCGCATTATCGCGGGCATTGAGCCATATCAGAAGGGTACACGCACGCAGGGGCACAATGTCAGCATCGGCTACTACGCCCAGAATCAGGCCGAGGAACTCGACCCTAAAAAAACCGTGCTGCAGACGGTGGACGACATCGCCACGGGCGAGTCGCGCAAGCGGCTCCGCACGTTGCTCGGCTGTTTCCTCTTTCAGGGCGACGACGTGTTCAAACTCGTGGGTGTGCTTTCAGGCGGAGAAAAAAGCCGTCTCGCGCTCGCAAAACTCCTGCTGACACCTTCAAACCTGCTCATACTCGACGAACCCACGAACCACCTCGACATGCGCTCCAAGGCCGTGCTGCAGGACGCGCTGTCTCGATTCGAAGGATCGTTCATCATCGTGTCACACGACCGTGACTTCCTCGAGCCGTTGATCAACAAATGCGCCGACTTCCCCGACGGCCATCTGCGGGTGACCACCGGGACGGTCAGCGATTACCTGCGGCGGCGTCACGCCGAAACCGAGCAAAGTTCGAGGCAGCGCGACACAGCCGGACACGACCTCGAAAAAAAGAGCGCGCAGCATCTCGACAAGGAACGCAAACGCGAGGAGGCCGAAAGAAGGCAGGAGCGGTATAAAAAGAGCAAACCTGTGCGCAACGCGCTCGCCCGCAAAGAAAAAGAGATTGAGGACTCCGAAAAGAAGAAATCCGCACTCGAAGCCGCTTTGGGCGATCCGGCGACATATCACGATGCGGAGAAGGCGCGCATTGCCAACGCCGAGTACAAGGACGTCACCACCCACCTCGCCTACCTCTACGACCAATGGGCGGCGCTGCAGGAAGAACTCGAGGCCGTCGGCGGCGACGACGCCTGA